Proteins encoded by one window of Streptomyces sp. LX-29:
- a CDS encoding SDR family oxidoreductase, with translation MGETLKGKVALVTGGSRGIGAATARALADEGAQVAIGYAASADKAAAVVRDIEAKGVRAAAYRADQADTDQVAELVRTVAADFGRLDILVNNAGVAVNGPVDDPDADVSAFERQLAVNVGGVVAAVRAAATVLGEGGRIVTVGSNLASRTGFPGVADYAATKAAIVGYSKGAARDLAPRGITVNVVQSGSVGTDMNPEDGPTADSQRAMNAMGRFGRPEEIAAGIVFLAGPGASFVTGTVLTIDGGYLA, from the coding sequence ATGGGTGAGACGCTGAAGGGCAAGGTCGCCCTGGTCACCGGCGGTTCGCGGGGCATCGGCGCGGCGACCGCGCGTGCCCTGGCCGACGAGGGCGCGCAGGTGGCGATCGGCTACGCGGCCTCGGCGGACAAGGCCGCCGCGGTGGTGCGCGATATCGAGGCCAAGGGCGTGCGCGCGGCCGCGTACCGGGCCGACCAGGCCGACACCGACCAGGTCGCCGAGCTGGTGCGGACCGTGGCGGCCGACTTCGGGCGGCTGGACATCCTGGTGAACAACGCGGGCGTCGCCGTCAACGGCCCGGTCGACGACCCGGACGCCGACGTCAGCGCCTTCGAGCGGCAACTCGCCGTCAACGTGGGCGGAGTGGTGGCCGCCGTACGGGCCGCGGCCACCGTGCTCGGAGAGGGCGGCCGGATCGTCACGGTCGGCTCCAACCTCGCCTCCCGCACGGGCTTCCCGGGGGTCGCCGACTACGCCGCGACCAAGGCCGCGATCGTCGGCTACAGCAAGGGCGCGGCGCGCGACCTCGCCCCGCGCGGCATCACGGTCAACGTCGTCCAGTCGGGGTCCGTGGGGACGGACATGAACCCGGAGGACGGTCCCACCGCGGACTCCCAGCGCGCGATGAACGCCATGGGCCGCTTCGGTCGCCCGGAGGAGATAGCGGCGGGCATCGTGTTCCTGGCCGGCCCCGGGGCCTCGTTCGTCACCGGCACCGTGCTCACCATCGACGGCGGCTACCTGGCCTGA